The Leptodactylus fuscus isolate aLepFus1 chromosome 5, aLepFus1.hap2, whole genome shotgun sequence genome segment ACCGTACAATTGGGGTCCATCAGATTGAAGTTGTGGTATCTGCAGTATGGTAGGATCAGGTGCCTCTGACTCCGCAATAAACCCAACCATGCAATGTATAAAATGTGAGATCACAACTGATTGAAAGAATTAAACATCTTATCCCTAAACCCGCTCATTGCTAAGTCCAAGTAACAGGTAATCACATGACAGCTCAGCCCCAAAACGCACTGAGTGGTCATTAGACAGTTAGTTAATGCAGATAATACTCCCCCTTCCCATATTTTCCTTCACGAACAAAACCTGACCGAACTAAAACACCTGAGGCAATGGCAGAGCAAAGAAGACCCTCGGGTATTGCAAAGCGCATGCGCGAGAGAGTgtaagagagagacagagagctcaTCGGAGATGCTGCTTAGCGAAGTGTAAGCGCCTGAGGCAGAGAGAAATAGACCGTCGTCTGGATCGCGCTTGCGTGTGCAGAAGCAGCAGCATCGGCTTCATACGCTAGAAGCGAAGCGAGAATGAAGGTAGCTCGCCGCCTAGCATTTTATACTTTGCCGGCTTCTCGTCCGGCATTGtttagaatgcctaggcaatgtgtgacATGACGAATTATTTCATACGTTGCCggctagttttaggcattctatagaatgccggaTATCATACTTTGCCGGTAACATATATATGatacacaatacacagaataGCTTTCTGcttctcatcctgtattatatataggacaggtgccCGAAGCAGCTCCAAACAGGTCAGGTGTTTATGGCCTAACCTAAGGCAATAAAAATATTAACCTcaccgggggaggggggccccatgtgtgATGAAAAGACCATCAGTTATGTAGTTTCAGTCCTGTATTTTTCTTTTGTGTATTACACTTTGTTCATATTAGGAATGTGGCATTTCTGCTTTGTAAGCAAGCCCTGTCTGTTGTATCACAGCCCTTTTGTTGTTCCATTCCTAGCTCCATTTGCATACCCATGCTAAACTCATTATCATAGCAGGGAGGCCTCCTGGAGTTGTGTGTTGAAAGACCTCTAAGTACACAAACTACAGACTTGGTGCCTGTAACCCAAACTACACAGTAAATATGGTTTTAGGATAATATTTCCATAGGAGAACAGGCTACCATTGCCCTGACAAATTCCTCAGGTGTGCAATATGAAGGCGCACACAACAAGCCCACACAAGGTATTGTTGGGAGCAGGAAAAAGGTCCAGACACTGGACTCATTACCCAAAGGAgattggggtgtcatccttggtgtctacacgATGGGGGTCTGGCCACAAATCCTGTTGTTCCCCCTGCCCTGACTCTATGGTCATCTGGCAAGGAAATATGACTGTTcatagttatttggtttcaagaaGAAGGGCAGGACTTTCCCTCTTTGTGACATCACTCAGGGGAGGAGACCAGGGTAGTATATGGTCTCACCTGGGGGGACAGGTTGAGTTCTGATCCTGGAAGCCAAACAGACTATAGCTCTATTACTGACTTAAGCATGCACactttttatgtattgtattgtgcttttacctTTATCTGCTTGACATCCACTGATATGTATtcctgtatatgttagtggctaggaccgacccactcaggttaataaatatatcaaCTTAATAAAGCTTGTCTCATATTACCCTATGAACGCAGAACACTTAGGTTAAGTTCACCCGCAATTACGCGTGCACATATTCCGGGGTGGCTGCTGCGATGtgatgccggtgcaatgcacgGCATCCCGTCATAGCTctcgctctggagtaggctcaaatgaatgggcctattccagagggaggtgtcgtgaggcgcagagtccgcctgaagaaagggcatgttgattcacggaaaaaagtagcctggtggtctacatagacctccattgtgagggggcggattatgacgtggattcagcgccataatccgccccctctttgccTGTGTGAACTAGACCTTATGGGGTGTGAGTAGGAGGTAAGAATGGTGATCGCGGGGTAAAGGCGATATTCTTCACACCCAGACAACATCTTTAATCTTTGCTTGAACCATGTGAAATCCTAGATCCTATATGCAATACTGCCAATAAGAATCTATCCTTGTAGAAGTGGCAATAAACTTTATGCTAAACCATTTTTAAATTCCAAAGTCCATTTATTATCTGATTTTTTATTGCAGGTGGTGGAGTCCCTACAGATATAAAGTAATAGAGCTTCCTGTTCCATTTCTATTAAAACCAGTCAGCCATGGCGTCCTCTGCCCTGAGAGCCGAGCTGCACTGCTCCATCTGCCTGAGCACTTCTACCGATCTTGTAAAGCTAAGATGTGGCCACAActtctgccgggtctgtattggtcaGCATTTGAATATAAAGCATTGGCCTAGAGTTTTTTCCTGTCCTGAATGTAGAGAAGAGTTTCAGGTGCGGCCTGTACTGCAGAGGAACATAACTCTAAGTAATATAATTGAGGATTTATTCTCTTCTCAACCATTACCGACACAAACCGGGATCTTCTGCACTTACTGTATTCACTCTCCTGTACCTGCTGTGAAGTCCTGTCTACTCTGTGAAGCTTCTCTGTGTGATGAACATCTGAGAGTCCACAGCAAGTCACCAGAACACGTCCTAACTGATCCCAGCACCaacctggagaagaggaaatgttctgtccataagaagatcctggaatattactgtacTAAGGAGGCCGaatgtatctgtgtgtcctgtAGATTGGATGGAAAACATCGAGGACATCGGGTGGAGATGCTGGATGAGGcctctgagaagaagaagaagaaactgagAAATGTTCTCAAGAAACTGACCAGAAAGAGAGAGGAGACTGAGGAAAGAGTCCAGAGTCTGGAggagagcaggagaaaagctcaAGAGAAAGCATCTGGAGAAGCCGAGAGAGTCACTGCCCTGTTTATGGACATCAGGAGACAACTGGACGACCTGGAGAAGAAGGTCCTGAGTGAGATCTCCAGGCAGGAGGAGCAGCGGTCACTGTCACTGTCTGCTCTGATCCAGAATCTGGAAATAAAGAAGGCCGAGCTGTCCATGAAGATGCGGCACATTGAGGAGCTGTGTAACATGACTGAtccactgactgtcttacaggaaccagacacaggtgacttgtgtgatcctgaggaggagggaggtgatgaggacacagggggaCATGATAGATTTTTGGGTCTCCTCTCAGACCCATTACACACAGGGCTGCAAGATATTGTAAATAAAGCAAAGAAAATGTTTGCAGATCAGAAAAACATTGAAGATCAAAAAAGTCCTCAAAATGCCCACCCCCCACCGTCCCCTGTGCTCTTAAGAAAGGAAATCCCCCCATCCCCCAGGACTCACGGTATTTCTGGGaaaggctcaaaaaaaaaaaaaaaaaccccaataatGCCTACTGCTTTTTTGACAGAGAAACCTGGTATCCCCCCACCCCACAGAGCTGATGAGAATACGCCCCTTTGCCCACCCTGAATAAGCCCTCAAAACCcccaaatatatgtgcaatacgtACCACCATCATCAAAGCTCATCTGTGTTGAGAATAGTGACCTCCCCTTCCCTCACCCTACAGGGCTGATGAGAAAATACCCCCTCCCACCCAAACCCCCAACACCCTCCTGGGACGTACCGAAAGAGTTCCCAAAACGTCTTCCACCCCAAACGATTTTGAATCGTCCTACAGCTGCCTTGTATAGTAACAGCCACTAACTGGCCATCACATGTGCGGTGGGTGTCGGACGACCAAACGGACTAAATATTTGTTATAGATTTGATGTTAAAGTTTAAGTTTGACataaaattattacaattataaCAAAACATTTCTTGTATTTTTTAGGATTTATTTTGCATATCTACTGCTGAATTGTCTCTAATAAAAtggtttcttaaagggaatgtcttatGTGTTTACTACTTAGATTTCAGTCAATGGGGCGGattaagaaaagaaaatatgACAACATTCTGCCACAATTTGTGCCAAAGTGATGGAGATGCCTTGTAATCCTTTATCAATCattttagaccaggggtgcccaatatgtcgattgcgaaggacgtatgggtcgatcgtgggatgcagccagggatccccggtgtctgcttgttcacagcgcaggctgagagtcgactctcagcctgcgctgtgaacaagcactccggacacttgcaggccgggcagcagcagctccgggggatgacgcgctccccgctcttaaggatggagggagccggggtgctgcttgttcacagcacaggctgagagtcatctccggacactggcaggcagggctgccgcagccccagccccagcctgccagtgtccagagataatgctcagcctgcgctgtgaacaagcagacagcagggatccctgTGCGGCCACAGAACACTATCTCCTGCATTCACTCTCCGCGCAGACCCCGCCCATAagccggccccacccacagacatgctccaccccgcccacaggcccgccccggtcCCACCCACAGACCCGCCCCggtcccacccacaagaagtgggtagtagatcttttgccttaatcagtttaggaagtagctcacatgctgaagaagtgtgagcacccctgttttAGACCATTTTTATGGTGTCAGACAATGGGGCCTGGCTTATTGGGGAAAAGGGGTATGAGTTAGCATTTGCACCAAAAGTTGGCACTTTTTTTGTGCTGTAAACACACTTGTTTTTTTGGTGGGCATTGTGGTCATGGTTTAGATGTGGCGGTAATATGACATTTGTTATTTCAACAAAATTTATTTGGtgtgtgttttaaactatttgacctctgtcagggtctgggggtgctaggtggggtatatatgtatatatggtggtgttatctcctggagatggggtatatatatacactgtcagggtgtggggttgctaggtggggtgacaaggacacacaagtccagattctttagtccaaaacaaaggtagaggaaAAACAAAGGaagcaatacaaaataaatccctgcccggctaggcactaactaaatatagaataggttacctcacctagaatagcagaaatcaaaagccagtagaatcattcaggacacagctccaaatatATGACCTCTTTGttagctctccagccaagttgtgcccaaagtgttgctgctggagcaacttcttaaacctccttgatgaggagactctcagtagctgagttgctgccacaacatccccaaagtgtggactggaggggggtggaatgacaggtcccactgccaacctacctgccattactTATTGTTAACCAGTCAAAAGTCCAACACAgagaccccttaaaggggttggccactttcagaccaatggtaataaacaaatgtacaataaaaagctataccattttccaatatactttctgtatctattcgtcatagttttctagatctctgctcgctgtcattcattctgttacttctagaggataaaactctgaccatggtcatgtgatttacggtctgtggtcatgtgatgagtacacaggtgcagcacaatattcagacatctgcctggtaatcagctgtacacatgaccatggaccgtaaatcacatgaccatggtcagactttccattctttggaatatgggatggaaatccacgcaaacatggggagaacatacaaactccttgcagatgtttttttcccttggtgggatttgaacaccagaactccagcactgcaaggctgcagtgctaaccactgagccaccgcgtggccCCCTCCTGGACAGCAAATTGACCCCTTGACTCTTGTTGGCCCACGCACACgaccatgtattattattattatttctgggcTGCAgaactcaggacagatcctattgCTGTCCGGTTTTGCGGCTtctgcggctcctattcattgaatgaaagtggCCACGGAAGCATGGCCGGTGCACCGGCGGTATATGGATGACATCCGTGCCCCAGCCATGCAGCAGCCTTGTCGTTCAATAGGCTTTTAAAAAATCCGTGAGCGGGTCATTAAAAGGGTCATCACGTGGGTGTTTTCAGTGTCATGTGGATAAGACCAAAGATGGACTGATACGTCCTCAGACACCATCCAAATACCGAGTATATCCTGCCAACTAACATCCATGTCAATAGTATTGAAGTGGACGAGCGCTAATACATATGGCGGTATGTTATatcataaataaaatattttgtcCACACGCTTTCTCTACTTGAGTCTTTGGATATCTTTGTGTTACCCATCACCGGATTCAGCAGCCTCTATATTGGAATTCCATGGACTGTACCATGACAATTTtccaccgggggcacagaaactCATGTGACACAGTGTGAGCGGAGTTAAAAAAATAGCCTTATCTGTAGTCAGTGGTgaccctagcctctctgctgccttgaCGATCAAAAGAGGCCCCGCCCCAGTAAAAAGAATAAAccgcccgggctgcc includes the following:
- the LOC142203123 gene encoding E3 ubiquitin/ISG15 ligase TRIM25-like, encoding MASSALRAELHCSICLSTSTDLVKLRCGHNFCRVCIGQHLNIKHWPRVFSCPECREEFQVRPVLQRNITLSNIIEDLFSSQPLPTQTGIFCTYCIHSPVPAVKSCLLCEASLCDEHLRVHSKSPEHVLTDPSTNLEKRKCSVHKKILEYYCTKEAECICVSCRLDGKHRGHRVEMLDEASEKKKKKLRNVLKKLTRKREETEERVQSLEESRRKAQEKASGEAERVTALFMDIRRQLDDLEKKVLSEISRQEEQRSLSLSALIQNLEIKKAELSMKMRHIEEL